A window of Bacteroidota bacterium contains these coding sequences:
- a CDS encoding helix-turn-helix domain-containing protein, with amino-acid sequence MSKKKSLAPSFDLYRKNLRQNIFSSIASNLRSNITIAVGNLDIISESNQNRFTSESLTALKNSLSNIENLASQINTLSYMAFPAFVQKDVDLIKILNIITENLKGLASQKNIEIVLLSERTHYFTRCSPLMVDRIVGHLIMMVLRVSLTSEIVNLIVQRDEKRSFCLQVTFTPSYKISENSDSESLMEQVFSKPSNLIDSVLLKTICDTYGIMMSMSSFNGRLIFSIPLPPQSDSKVEDDFLDEFNLWNTFQIAEEFGSQEEPVIDSSSGENESQIILIIEDNHEVGRLLKKTFQKEFKIVEALNGFEGLRKAISFIPDLILSDIHMPGVNGIDLTRIIKNDEKTSHIPVILLTADTYEANKIKAIESGADEILIKPVSLKELRVRVASLLENREKLRKTMATEVVEPRVTGSTYIDKFMIKVNNILSENFSDEDFGVENLSDLIGMSPRQLQRKVRAVTGKSPNNLIRSYRLTQAREMIVSSKMSVSEAAYSAGFSNLSYFAKCFKEEFGESPSDSTDLEQE; translated from the coding sequence ATGAGCAAGAAAAAGTCCCTGGCTCCATCGTTTGATCTTTACCGGAAGAATTTAAGGCAGAATATTTTTTCTTCTATTGCCTCAAATTTGAGAAGCAATATAACAATTGCAGTCGGAAATCTAGACATCATTTCAGAATCGAACCAAAATCGCTTCACTTCCGAATCACTCACTGCCCTAAAAAATTCACTTTCAAATATTGAAAATCTCGCTTCTCAGATCAATACTTTAAGCTATATGGCGTTCCCGGCTTTTGTTCAAAAAGATGTTGATCTGATAAAAATTCTCAATATTATCACAGAGAACCTGAAAGGCTTGGCATCACAAAAGAACATAGAAATTGTGCTTTTAAGCGAGAGGACTCACTATTTTACCAGATGCTCCCCCTTGATGGTGGACAGAATAGTTGGACATCTTATAATGATGGTGTTGAGAGTTTCATTAACATCTGAAATTGTAAATTTGATTGTTCAAAGAGATGAGAAAAGATCTTTCTGTTTGCAGGTTACATTCACTCCGAGTTATAAAATAAGTGAAAATTCCGATTCGGAAAGCCTTATGGAACAGGTATTTTCGAAACCGTCGAATCTGATCGACTCGGTATTGCTGAAAACGATTTGTGACACTTACGGAATCATGATGTCAATGAGTTCATTCAATGGCAGGCTGATATTTTCGATTCCACTGCCACCACAGAGTGACTCGAAAGTTGAGGATGATTTTCTTGATGAGTTCAATCTTTGGAATACCTTCCAGATTGCAGAGGAATTCGGAAGCCAGGAGGAACCTGTTATCGACAGTTCATCCGGAGAAAATGAATCACAGATTATCCTGATTATAGAAGATAATCATGAAGTTGGCAGGTTGTTGAAAAAAACCTTCCAAAAGGAATTTAAGATAGTTGAAGCGCTAAACGGATTCGAAGGACTCAGAAAGGCGATTTCTTTTATTCCTGATTTGATCCTTTCAGACATACACATGCCTGGAGTAAATGGAATTGACCTGACCAGAATTATTAAAAATGATGAAAAGACCTCGCACATTCCCGTCATTCTTCTTACAGCAGACACATATGAAGCTAACAAAATAAAGGCGATCGAATCAGGTGCAGATGAAATCCTTATTAAACCGGTCTCTCTGAAAGAACTGAGGGTAAGAGTGGCTTCGCTGTTGGAGAACAGAGAGAAACTGCGAAAGACCATGGCAACAGAGGTTGTTGAACCGAGGGTAACAGGAAGCACTTACATCGACAAGTTTATGATCAAAGTAAACAATATTCTCAGTGAGAATTTCTCCGATGAAGACTTTGGTGTTGAAAATCTGAGCGACCTGATCGGGATGAGTCCAAGACAACTTCAGAGAAAAGTAAGGGCTGTTACCGGCAAATCCCCAAATAACCTGATCAGGTCATACAGACTGACTCAGGCAAGAGAGATGATTG
- a CDS encoding potassium/proton antiporter: protein MEHKIFILSVLIVLSLLVTRLTRNYGVPTLLLFLGLGMLAGSDGPGGIEFSDASLAQSIGTIALVFILFSGGLETSIQSVKNGIKSSLSLATLGVVITAVLMGAFLYYVAGYSAGFSFFIGAVISSTDAAAIFSVLKAKDLNLSGDIQPVLELESGSNDPMAIFLTMLMISILTEPEKTAVEHVVFFVSQFGIGAVLGYGGGRVMSVVMNKLDFITPGFYPVFVLSGALLIYSGTALISGSGFLAVYIAGIVANSHEFQHKTNTIRFFEGLAWLSQIGMFLALGLLIYPSQLPEVALIGSLFALFLMFVARPVAVMISLLFSNFNLKEKVFIMWGGLRGAVPIILATFALTSNLPDGQKVLNLVFFVVIFSAIGQGWSIPAVSKLLKLRNVKNLSKKVLMDLETGRDDNKTLFDLFVQPGSPACGNKIVEIGLPSGVLIVLIERKGKYVIPSGSTIIEEDDLIILLVDKSDIEVVAGFFKSSFD from the coding sequence TTGGAACATAAAATTTTTATTCTCTCCGTGCTGATTGTTCTCTCGTTGCTGGTAACGAGACTTACCAGGAATTACGGAGTCCCCACACTGCTTCTTTTTTTGGGTCTGGGAATGCTTGCCGGTTCAGACGGACCGGGTGGAATCGAATTTAGTGATGCTTCCCTTGCTCAGTCGATAGGCACCATCGCTCTGGTATTTATTTTGTTTTCGGGAGGTTTGGAGACAAGTATACAGTCAGTAAAAAATGGTATTAAATCATCTCTTTCACTGGCTACTCTCGGGGTGGTTATTACGGCAGTTCTGATGGGGGCATTCCTATATTATGTGGCCGGTTATTCTGCCGGTTTTTCTTTTTTCATCGGGGCGGTAATATCATCAACAGATGCTGCAGCAATTTTTTCGGTTCTGAAAGCCAAGGATTTAAATTTATCGGGTGATATTCAACCCGTTTTGGAGCTTGAAAGCGGCAGCAACGATCCTATGGCAATATTTCTGACCATGCTGATGATTTCAATTCTTACAGAACCGGAAAAAACCGCTGTCGAGCATGTTGTATTTTTTGTATCGCAATTCGGAATTGGTGCAGTTTTAGGGTATGGGGGTGGAAGGGTAATGTCAGTTGTAATGAACAAGCTGGATTTTATTACTCCCGGGTTTTATCCTGTGTTTGTTCTCTCAGGTGCGTTACTGATTTACAGTGGTACAGCACTAATATCCGGGAGTGGGTTTTTAGCAGTATACATAGCGGGAATTGTAGCCAACAGTCATGAATTTCAGCATAAAACCAACACGATCCGGTTTTTTGAAGGACTTGCCTGGTTAAGTCAGATTGGTATGTTTCTCGCCCTGGGATTGTTGATTTATCCTTCTCAGTTACCTGAAGTTGCTCTTATCGGCAGCCTCTTTGCCTTGTTTCTAATGTTTGTTGCGAGACCTGTGGCTGTAATGATATCACTTTTATTCAGCAATTTTAACCTGAAAGAGAAAGTTTTTATCATGTGGGGGGGATTGAGGGGGGCAGTACCGATTATTCTCGCGACATTTGCACTCACTTCAAATCTGCCTGACGGACAAAAGGTGCTGAACCTTGTCTTTTTTGTTGTGATATTTTCAGCCATCGGTCAGGGATGGTCAATCCCTGCGGTTTCCAAACTTCTTAAACTAAGAAATGTCAAGAATTTAAGCAAAAAAGTGCTGATGGACCTTGAAACAGGACGAGACGACAATAAAACATTATTCGATCTTTTTGTTCAGCCGGGGTCTCCTGCCTGTGGTAACAAGATTGTGGAGATCGGATTGCCGAGTGGCGTTCTGATTGTGTTGATAGAGCGGAAGGGGAAATATGTAATCCCGTCAGGAAGCACAATAATTGAAGAGGACGACTTGATTATCCTGCTGGTTGACAAGTCGGATATAGAAGTTGTCGCAGGATTTTTTAAGTCGTCTTTCGATTAG